The window accagCCTGCTTAACATATTTTTTGTATTCTACCTTATGCGGAGGACAATCTTTGATATAATGACCCAGTTTTTCACACTTGTGATAGGTATTATTTGCTCTGTCATCCTTATTGTATCTGCTGGATTCTCCTTTTCTAGGAAGTGCCTCAGTTCTTCTCATGACTTTGAGGAGCTATTTGGTGATGTAAGTTGTTTCCTCATCCTCAATATTGGTATCCTCCTTTGTGGCCTTCCACActagatttttctcctttttatgcTCACCTTTGGACTTGTCTTATTGCCTCTTAATCTCATACGTCTTGAGATTTCCTATTAGCTCATCCATAGTCATAGTTTTCAGATCCCCATGACTTTGGTAGGATGCTGCGAATCTTACGAACCTGTTTGGAAGGTCGGATGTCTTCACCCAAATAGTGGAGTTCATTTGTTATGGCAGTAAACTTGGTGTGGATTGACTCTCCTTCCGTCATGCTAAATGCTTCGTATTGAGTAGTTAACATGTCAACCTCTGACTCCTTTACTCGGCTAGTTCCCTCATGTGTTGTTTGCAAACAATCCCAGATTTCTTTAGCGGTCTCACATGATGAGATCCTATTGTACTTATCAGGACCTATACCACATACAAAAAGCTTCTTTTCCATaaaatttttctcaatctttctcCTGTCAACATCGTCAAACTCCTTCTTAGTTTTGAGAACATTTTAAGTTACTTCATCATCTTTAATAGGCTTGGTAGGAACAAAAGGACCATCTTCAATCACGTTCCACAACTTACAAGCTTCAGCCATGATAAAGTCATCCATTCATGTTTTTCACCACCCATAGTATTGTCTGTTGAACCGGGTGGTTGAGTAGTGGAATGCCCTTCTTCAAGGTTTGTAGGAGTTGTCATTATCAAAGATCCTTCCCAGGTGTTAACCTTTTAGAAAAatcttgctctgataccaaatgaagaAATCGGCTAGTTGCCCTCCTACTTTGGAACCTGGTCTCAAACACACGTATATAGCAAGAAACTTAACAATGTAcgaagtaaaataaataattaagaaacACAACAAATTTATGTGGAAACTCCTTACTTAAGGGAGAAAAATCACGATATGTCTTTAGAATTTCCGAAGCTCCACTAATACTCACGCAACCTTGAATACAGATTTCATGACATCAAGGATTAAAACTCTAAATCTTTTCTCCTAGTAATAGCTCTACTACAAAGAGAAACGTGCAATAACTCTACTGCACCAAAACCCAACTAAATCTAACTGAATcaacaagctaactctagctcaatatcacctaactctagatgacaacactaagttcaagaactGAAACAAGACACCTACTAATAATAAACTGTAGGAAACATTTGTAATCACAAAACAAGgactcaaatacaacaagaacaTGAAACAAAATTTGTGAGTGAGCAGGTCCCTTGTTGCGAGTGAGCCTTTGATTCAAGAGCCTCAAAGGAATTTTTGTTGTGAGAATATGAAAGCTTGATTTTCTGGTAACTAAGGACCTCTTATTATCATACGGCATGAAGGTGGATGAAATGTGTGTGTCTTGCGATACacctatatttaaaatttatttatacatataatatCCAAAAAATTATCTTGCAATTACAGAAGCGACAAAAAGGTTCTAAGAAGAAGGTACTATATCAGACTATCAGCAAAAATCCTAAAGGCATCTGGTTAAAAGGCAAGTTTGCAATAGTTAGGGGCGGAGCTACGGTACTACACGGGGGTTTGGTTGAAGATGAGCAATATATATGAGACAAGAAAACCTAAGAAAAGTCTCGGTGATTGAGACAAAAAGCACAAAAGCTTTCTCACCAACTTTTGTACAATTGACAATGACAACGACGTGAATGCAGTCAACCAGGTCCCTAAGTAGTTGTAACTTTATCATCACATAATCTTCAGGAATCAGGTCCCAAAAGagaatttgtcaatcatcaaaactaaggattgaaaaaatatttaattgattttcaattatgAGAAAACCCAATATTTAAATTTCGCGTATTTATTTCATGTCTAAAGAGGTTTTGGACCGTCATTTGATATTACTTGACTCCATGTTTTGGTCACTTTGTAGGTTCTTCAGTAATCTTGCTTTTGAAATTAAATTAGACCTAAAAGTTTTATGCAACTTGATGTCTGTAGGTTCTCCAGATATGCAACTATAACTAGTACTAATAGATCTCACTGTCGAAAGCTGGGCGAAGAGTGTAAAAATTTACCTACACCCGGTATTTACATCAAATCAATATGATATATAATGATTAAGTGATTTGATGaagtaaaatacatatttattacaTATGGGTAAGTAAAATAAACTCTATATTCAAACACATGACATGCATATATTGGCTTGATGCAAACAGTGAGTGTGTGTGTGTAAGTTTTTTCCAGGAGAAGATTAAGGAAGAAAAAGTGGAAGATCTTTGCcatttttttgaaaacttttagATGAGTAAATCGTGATTATTATGACTTAATTTTTCAGTGCTCATATATGAACGAATGACAGTATTGAAtacggaaaagggcctaaaatgcccttcaactatgtgaaatgATGGAAAATTGCCCTTCGTCTACCTATtgagcctaaaatgccctttttgTCTGCCTATTGAggctattttttccttttatttaagaaaaaattatataataccaTAACTTTTCTTTATTAAACTACATCAAATccctataatttttattaatattaaccaaataaatagtgcacaatatcaatttttcgtCATGctaaattgatttgataaacaaaaaaaacataaatagtcattttaaaaaaattattacatatacatagccgtattagttggttgtcagatataacatataaaatatttacttttataacagattctaatatacagaaaaataattatatattaaattctcatatttcttatttattgcctATTTTTATGGAAGCTTTTGTCCATTCATTTTTTACgtactatatcaaaattttatgtttttcgtATTTATGCTTTCTTGATGCcttcataaaaatatatgatatatttataccataaaaattcatggtatatttatatattatacaaattatatttatatcataaaaatacatgatatatttataccatacaaattatatttataccatataaattatatttataccataaacatagatgataaattttagatataaaaagtttatatcatgtaatactgaaaatatatatttatatttaataaataattttttaaacaagaaaagtacttcccacataatgagatataccatgaatatttatctcataaattatataaaaaaatatataataataataataatctaacttTGACATAAagtatatttatacaacaaaaatatatggtatatctGTACTTcaaacataatgatttttatttcataaatatttatccataaaaatttatgcttaacccattacattagaattaaatatatacgataatgaaataatacttgATGATTAACATACacgaaaataaaatgaaacatccacgagcaaataatgaaatacttaatttatttaaaagtatttgaattttgaatataagataGAGAAAGATTTGAAAATAAGGATTATCTTTCCACTTTTAGtttaaagattgaaaatatatctcctaaattaaggtgaattgataattagttaaaacattaaattagaaattataattatcttttctgattttttaaaatgactatatatgttaaattttttttttatttttgtaatgttgaaaaagtactattattcatgtaattaagttttaagaatgaccttttcatgtaatttgcctaaataaaagggcaaaataagtCCAATAGGTACATGAAAAAAGCATTTTAGGCGAGAAAAATGAGCTCTAAGACCCTCtcaagtctttaattaaaaaaaggagaCAAAGTGAGACccacaatattattaagttaaaagaaATAAAGTCGCTTGAACAACTAGgatagttgttcgacaactgcaacagttgttcgacaactgcattagttgtctcaacaactatcaaagttgccCAACAACTTAgcaaagttgtcgaacaactttgatagttaaGACAACGTCTATAGTTGTTGAGACAACCTCTTTAATTGTTGGAGcgaaaatgttaaaaaaaagaaCTGAAATTTTTTCGGtcccttttacctaatttttaatACTTGAAGACCCTCTCTTAATTGAGAAActtgtttgtcccttttaattcaaAGTCCCAGTTTAGGCCTAATTGATAGGTGAAAAGGGCATTTTCGGTTCAAAGTCCCAGTTTAGGCCTAATAGATAGGTGAGAAGGGCATTTTCGGCTCAATAGGTAAAAGAGAAAGGCATTTTAGGCGAATAGGTAAATGAAGAGCGTTTCGCACTATTTTACATCATTGAAGGgtattttaggcccttttccgtattgaatataataattttagTACAAAATGGGTTATTTCAATTTAATGTTATTCATGGAAGTGATAGGTAAAGAGATAAATTTGTGCGCAAATTTTGGCTTCATGTGTGAAACAATAAGTGCAACATTATAGTTGTTTGATCATTTCTTTTTCGTTATACTCCATAGGTAAAAAAAGAGATCATTGGTAGTAAAAAATCTCTGTTTATTGATTTAAAACAAATATACAACATCTATTCAAAGAGATTAAAGGGCTAAATTCGTAAGAAAATCCATTCCTAGCTATTTGATGTTTAGCCACTTTCCTAACTCTGGTTATCAAAGAAATGTGAATGCTTCTTCCATCACGTATTGTAATTATTACCTGAAGTTGAATCTATCCAAAGTCGTGTCTGTCAGGTACCCAGCACTAATCCTTTCAATGCAGGCATCAATTCCTCTAACACTTCCCTTTTGCTCAAAATTCTGTCAGATGTACAATCTTCCTCCTATACACAACACAAAATGAGCATGAGTAACTTTCTTGGACTTGCATAGAGAACTAGcatattcttgaatttcttttgtTAAATTATAGAGAACTCATAAGATCATATCTAAAGGACAGGAGTATGACTCACATCGCCAGTTGCAGCAGCCATTAGAGCCAACACGCTCACTGTTCCACTCTGGTAATCAACCAAAGTCTTGAATGCTGAGTCATCCAGTTTATCCTAGAAAGCAGTCGCGATGGCAACATTAGTTTTAGGATCAAGTAATCGTGATGGTAACGTTAGTTTTAGTAGTCGTGATGGTACCAAGTTTGAGAATCAAGTAGTCGTGATGGTAACACTAGTTTGAGAATAAAGTAGTCGTAATGGTAACACTAGTTTTACGAATGCAGGCTAATTCTTTAATACCGAGCTCCTCTTTTAAGATGGTGAGAAACGAGTTTCATATTTCATACGGGGCATAGTTTTATTAGAGGGATAGCCAACTTCCTATTCATCATAACATCACTGGAAGTTACCATAAGCAAGTGCAGATAATTTGCAATTAGAGTATGCAATGCTCGTCACCTTTCCGTGATTCAGCATGTCTTCattaatgactaaaaaatttACGCGGTGTAAAAAGACTAAGGTTTGTACCTTCAACCGAGAGAGAGCAGCTGAAATGGCCCTACCAGGAGCCTGAAGAGCTTTTCCATGAACCTATGTATCATAAGGAGTAATCAATAAAGACGATATGCTACAGAGAGAGAAAAGAGGATCAGAGGAGAGAGCTAGGTTCACCTGTACATAAAGCAGAGATACAACTTGCGGTAAGAGGGAAACTGGATCCGTTTCAGCAGAAACTTGAGATGTCAAATCCTGataaccaaaagaaaacaataGCTCTATATAATCAACCAATTGTTTAAAGCTTAATTATAGAGTCCTCAAGTGAGCAGTCAAAAAAAGATGAGAGCTCCAGCCTCTCCATAATGGTGTTCAAGTGAAAAAGCTTATTCACAACCATATTAACCATATTCAGTGAGAAAATTCAACAACGCTGAAGGTCGATATGATGTGGAACTGAGTGGTACCTTGCGATATGAATGCAAAAGGGTTCTTTCCAATTTCTTGTCAAGCTTCTTCAATGCTAATCCACTGCAATATTCCACAATACCTTTCCTCAATATGGGTTCATTCTTCTTGTTCAATATGGGGCAAACTAAGCGGATTGTGAGAGGTAGAAGAATTCACAATACCTTTCCTCAGCAAGTTCTCTCAGTGCTGACATAAAGGGTTCCACTCTCTGTCAATTGTAAGATCTCAAGTTACTAAAGACTCAACAATGTAAGCAAATGCAACACAGATGATGAGTACTCCTACCAAATGAGAGAATTATCGTATACAAAGCGAAAGTAGTATGGTTTTGAGACAAACAAATGTTGtaagaaacagaagaaagaacaatattgacttgaaaagtgaaaataatggGTCAGAAGAATCATCATATTATTTACTTTAGAGAAAAACTCAGAATCCCTGTTGCtgtaaaaaagaaattgtttCGCATTGATGCCTTAAATGGAAATGTAGTCTGGACGAAAGGTGCAAGCATAACATCACAAGATTGGAAGCTGCTACACTGTCACCAGAGGAAAACGGTAACTGACCTTCCCTTCTAAAGCTTCAGCTGTTGCAATAGCCTTGGCCGACAGTAGACCTGGCAAGCTCTTAGCCTAGACAGCAGAAAGTAAAGAAACATCATTATAAATATTAGATTTATTTAAATTGCATCACTGTATTTGCACTAGaagaataaatgataaaattatttacCAGAGTAATTCTATCTCCAGGAGCAAGTGAAATGGACTCGGGAGTTTGAGGCTCAGTCAGAACTCCATTTTTCAGTTTATCGAGCATATCCTGAGTAAATAACAAAAGAGGAAGGGGGAAGGAAGGGGCTTTTGAGTTCACAAAGACCAATACTCGAAACCCGATAAAAGAAGCAGTAAGCATGTCTTACCAAGTTAAGCAACAAAGTATCAACCATTGAGGTTCCTGTTGTTCGCAATAGATGCTTGTGTAGAAGAGTCTATGCATCAAGGagaaattataataaattttatatatatgaacaacCGGAGAAACTACTAAGTAATGGAGCTGAAAACTTACAGAAGTTGATTGATCATCTTCAAACAAATCGAGGGCTTTTTCATAAAGCTGCATGTTTAAAAATGACTGCAAAGAAAACCAGAACTCAAATCACAATCACAGCACATGGCTACTCCAGATCAAAAGGAAGTACATATTCATGTACACAAGCTGAGAATATACCAATAAAGAAAACAGAAGAATGTGTACGACGCCATTGGTAGAATGAAAAATACAGAACGTACGACTTCTACGCAAGCGCTGTTGGCCTATTGTCACAAGATGACTAGTAAGTGGGTCCATCTCTAGGACGATCTTGGTTTTAAGGCTTTACATCCCGTCCCAAATAGAcatttattttgtattaattttagcTGGTAGCAGCCGATTGCATGtataattatgttttttagaaaaaatgtGTTCATACATACATAAGGACAATTTTATGTGAATTGGTGTCAGATGATTCCGCCACCGAGAATGAAGATACACTACTAcatcattcaacaacaacaacaacatacccagtgaaatcccacaacTGGAATAAGAAACACAATAAGCAAAATATGATAATAGATATCAAAAGCAAGAACTACAAGTATACGACTAGTACTACGACAGACAACAACAAACCTATACATACAGCAAGACCTCACTCCTATATACTAGTAAATCATTCTCTCTAAAATTAAGAATCCAATTTGCACAGAACCACAGTCACCGGGGCTGGGGAAAGTTAAAACAGAAGGAATCTAGGCAGATGGACTATGTCTCCGAAAGTTCATCAAAGTGGGGCTACGAGTAGACATGACTATACATAACTTACCTCATCAAGTTTCTTTTGCAAATTATCAAGtagcttctttattttttgggtattttcagtAAAAGCAGCCTTTCTTCGTTCCTTCCATGAATTGACAAGCAAAGGTCTCAGATGTCTTGCTAAAGGCAAAAATATCATCTCCGGGTCATCTAGACCTGTGGTGAAACAAATGAAAGTTAGAGAGTAAGACCAGTTAGGAATAGATCGCCAGACAGATACAATACTCTGAGAAAAGAGTAATCACAATGTACCTTGTTCTTCAAAGTCCGGATTGAGAGATGTGATCTTCTGAATTACCCATTCTTCAGAAATAGCGCCAAGGCTGTCCTCATCCTTTCTAGCACCTGATTTTGAGTCTGAAGTTTGTGAGCCAGATGACGCCTTACCTTTCCTCTGACTTTTCTTAGATTTACTAGGGGCAGATTCCTGGTTATCTGCACCAGTTTCAGCTTGCGCCATCTTAGTATTCCCACctgattttccttttttctttttagatccTTTCTCCGAGGTCTGTTTGCTGATACCGGCATCACTGCTTGTTTCATTTACTTCACCGGTACTattatcatttccaactttaGCATCTTTAGCAACACGAAACTCATCTACAGGACCAGCACCAACAAGACCTGGAATGTTTAATGTTTCCATCTCCTTTTCCATCCGATCAAACAGATCCTATTAGGAAATTTTATACACAAAAAATGAGGTAAGATTGTGGTATCAGAACTTCCACAGAAGGTGAGCAATAGATcatttgaatcaaaattaaatctTAAAGAAAAGCTGCCAATAACTTTTAGAGAGCAAATTATTACAATACCTTGACAAACCCACTGCTAAAAATATACGAATCTCCCAAGTTAAGTGCTCTATTTGACTGAAAAAGCAAAACCAAGATTGTGAGATCACGTGAGAAAATAATTTGTTCTCTATACATTGTCAGAGTACAATTTTCATGCACTACATATTTGGAGCGGTGCGGCTTCATGTGGCAGTCCAAATGAGACATATGTTTGCATTGTCCCACAGAAAAGGTTGCAAGACATTAGTACGCCTACACAAGAATCACTTGTGCGCAAGGTACAAAAAGGATAAAACCTAAGAAACATGCATACAAAAGGAACAATGAAGCATCACCTTTTGTGCTGTTTGAACCGATGGACATAGTGACAGAATCTTAAATGCGTCTTGGCTACCAAAGGAAGTGGGTAAAACTGAAAGCGCATCAATCCTGCAACAATTTAAAATCCCCAAGATGTCAAACCATGCAATATCCGTTCTTTCATATTTTGGGTAAATATTGTTCGTAAGAGTGTCAACAGATATCATCTTTCTACACCATACACACAATTTCCAATGATGATATTTGTATTCAAACAAATGAACAGATGAAACACGAAAAGGTCATGAAATAGTAATACTTGTTCCTATCCAAGTTCCAACTTAGATGTTGAATGGTACTTTGTTCTAAGATGTAAGAGGAAattttatggttttgaacataaaCATGTTCAAAAGTGGAGATCAAACTTAAAAGTTTTGAAGAATTAGAGCTTCTAATTTGCAAGTTACAACACCTTTTTGGCAGTGGAAAATTGAGAATAgttaaaaagtgaaaaacaaaattttatattCGGGATGAAATTAGTGGATTGCCTAAAAGAATGAAGATAACTTAAAACATGGGTATATGAAAGATAAATGTCTATATAAGGTCATCAGGAAGTAGGAAGAAATCTAAGTTTTGCCTTTGGTACTATGTACACATACAAGCACTTCAGTATTGCTGCCCAGCAATAAAGGCTACCTTCcttatcaaaataatacagaaaagAACATAATGGTCAGCAAGGATCGATATTAGCTGAAATGCAGTTTTTCAAGTTAAATGAACACTATTAAACACGATGGGCTCAAATTTCATGCCTCGCCAAATTTGTCGACCTGGAACTAGGCAGCTAATCAGTTTTAAAACTTATACAGGAAATTAGTAGGATGTCTTCCTGTAAGTGAATTCATCCATAACCTTGTAGACTATTTCCTTTTAGAGTACTGCATTCCTCATTGTATTTATTAGATATCAATGTATATGTATTAAATAGAAAGCACAAATAACAGAAACAACTTTTACAGATTAAGTTCATTGCGCATTTTCTAAATGAAGAAAGTCAAAGTAACTCTTCCCACTTAGGGACCCTTACCAGCTATTACGTTCTATGGCATCCTCAACAGCGGCATCCAGCATCTCAATTATTGAAGGGTGAGCAAACGTTGAGTCCAGAGATATACCTTCTGGATATCTGGACTAAAGTGGCATTCATGACCAGAACTTAATTAGAAAAATCCAAGAAACATATGCAGCGAGGAAAAAACAAAGCAAAATACCTGCAGGTACTGAGAAGGTTGTGGGATCCCAAGTTTTTGCAGAGCTTGATAAGTAATAAAAGAATTCTGCATTACCAAAAACAAAGTGATGTATAATCCCatatgaagagaaaaaaattattcgaAAGACTTGAATTTATTTAGTTAAACAGTCATTTGCATTCCTTCAGAATTAAGGACCACTACCTGGACCTGTGCCTTTCACTTCTCTATCCTAACTAATAGGCTGTAATAAGTAATATATGGCACTTCCCTACAGGAGGCACTCACTTTAACAGAGTTCCACAAAACAACACCCAAAAAGTCCAAGCACTCGGGAGTCAATAGGAGTTTTTCcgttcttttcttctttttattttcttttttgaaaaaaacaaatacaactatgaagaaaccaccaccaccacccctcCCACACACAAAagaacaagaatattaaaaaactCACACTTTTTGCAGGGCTTTGGAGAAAGAAGTCCGACCTCCTTAGAAGGGCATACATAAAATAAAAGCTGCCCTAAATGAGATTGCAACAATATATGCTAAATGCCAGAGTTTCCCCCTTTCACACAATTACTGGAAAACTACTACTGATTTCtaggttgatatacatattctttACGTAACAAATTTTCCAAGTTCACTACAACCAGTGGGGGAAGCCTGAAGAGTGAAGACTCTTGAGTAAGTACTCACGTCAATGTAACATCAAAACACCCTTCAACACACTCATTCCAGAGCATCATGAAGTTGCTGAAATGTTGGGTAATTGCTGTCGTTTCCTGTAATCCGATTTGTACCCAATGGACAACTTTGGTCCTATCAAATCAAACATCGTATACTGTCTAGAAGAAAGCATTAAGAAGTCtgaaaaagaaatagagaaaacaCTTTCTTTGGAGATTAAGGAATTGTCTTTTATTTGGGAGTGATTGGTCTACAAAAGCTTTATCAGGTCATATATGCTTCTACGAGGACAAAATTTTTTCTCTAATCACTTGGCATCAAATGCTCACTTTTTCTCACAATAATGATTCTAATGAAATGTATATGCCTCTCAATACTAACTGCATAGAGTCTCAGAAAGGTAAGAGTATATAGATGATTGTTTTTTTCGTTGAGCCATAGAAACTTGTCCAGAAGATTTCATCTAAGTTCTAACTATGAAAAAAAATGGATACAGCCAGAAAAATAAGTAGACACTGAAAATAACTTCCATATAGAAATTGATACATGAATCAATTGAAATGAAAAGTTCATCTCCAAAGTCAAAGAAAAAAAGGTGCAGAAAAAGTACTACTGGACCATATGGAAAACTTGCATGTAGAAGCAAGAAACTGAAAGTTCAAATCAAACATTAGTAGCATGACAGTACCGATACCCCCACCTGCGAA of the Capsicum annuum cultivar UCD-10X-F1 chromosome 11, UCD10Xv1.1, whole genome shotgun sequence genome contains:
- the LOC107847411 gene encoding E3 UFM1-protein ligase 1 homolog, which codes for MDEELLELQRQFEFAQQVKSTVRLSERNVVELVQKLHQLQIIDFDLLHTISGKEYITPEQLRNETVAEINKLGRVSLIDLADSTGVDLYHVEKQAQYVVSSDSSLMLINGEIVSNTYWDTAAEEINERLQECSQIAIAEIAGQLQVGSELVVSILEPRLGTLVKGRLEGGQLYTPAYVARVSAMVRGAARGIFVPMNTSALWNSLQSLLQEMDGAVGVAVDASFFQSLFNGLVKEGEILGSLRAGVHWTPSVFATAQKDCIDSFFSQNSFITYQALQKLGIPQPSQYLQSRYPEGISLDSTFAHPSIIEMLDAAVEDAIERNSWIDALSVLPTSFGSQDAFKILSLCPSVQTAQKSNRALNLGDSYIFSSGFVKDLFDRMEKEMETLNIPGLVGAGPVDEFRVAKDAKVGNDNSTGEVNETSSDAGISKQTSEKGSKKKKGKSGGNTKMAQAETGADNQESAPSKSKKSQRKGKASSGSQTSDSKSGARKDEDSLGAISEEWVIQKITSLNPDFEEQGLDDPEMIFLPLARHLRPLLVNSWKERRKAAFTENTQKIKKLLDNLQKKLDESFLNMQLYEKALDLFEDDQSTSTLLHKHLLRTTGTSMVDTLLLNLDMLDKLKNGVLTEPQTPESISLAPGDRITLAKSLPGLLSAKAIATAEALEGKRVEPFMSALRELAEESGLALKKLDKKLERTLLHSYRKDLTSQVSAETDPVSLLPQVVSLLYVQVHGKALQAPGRAISAALSRLKDKLDDSAFKTLVDYQSGTVSVLALMAAATGDEEDCTSDRILSKREVLEELMPALKGLVLGT